The Epinephelus lanceolatus isolate andai-2023 chromosome 21, ASM4190304v1, whole genome shotgun sequence genome has a segment encoding these proteins:
- the msrb1b gene encoding methionine-R-sulfoxide reductase B1b: MSFCKFFGGEVYKDHFKPGIYVCSNCNHPLFASRSKFAHSSPWPAFTETIREDSVTKMMETLTAYKVLCGKCGNGLGHEFVNDGPEEGVSRFUIFSHSLKFVPNKGKDKQ; this comes from the exons ATGTCTTTCTGTAAATTCTTTGGCGGTGAGGTCTACAAGGATCATTTCAAACCAG GTATATATGTGTGCTCCAACTGTAACCATCCACTGTTCGCCAGTCGGTCCAAGTTCGCCCACTCGTCTCCCTGGCCGGCTTTCACAGAGACCATCAGAGAGGACAGTGTCACCAAGATGATGGAGACTCTCACTGCCTACAAG GTTCTGTGTGGCAAGTGTGGCAACGGGCTAGGCCACGAGTTTGTAAATGACGGCCCAGAGGAAGGAGTGTCACGGTTTTGAATATTCAGTCACTCGCTCAAGTTTGTCCCCAACAAAG GTAAGGACAAGCAGTAA
- the neurl2 gene encoding neuralized-like protein 2 — translation MEPFPDQFTEFHPIHGTNVRLDHSGTKATRVESFANGVCFSKHPLRPGEIFLIEIEDKELGWCGHLRVGLTARDPGSLDVVPEYSIPDLTDSGDSWVFAITRNHNKIIEDPEAEAQEAGDGGLGGGQRLGRGEVEDGVGGGERDEGGGNISKPKTFFTDSHLHIGDVRIPRDKLVGRSRPGRYSHILDDLYKTNALPPTARRSRIGVLYVPKGRGLADMHIIINGEDMGASAKGIPSIQPLHAVVDVFAATKCVQIVQVEYGFSSLQTLCRKAIQKHIVHRMAIDWLELPEALKHYCKYE, via the exons ATGGAGCCCTTTCCTGACCAGTTCACGGAGTTCCACCCGATCCATGGTACCAATGTCAGACTGGACCACTCAGGGACTAAGGCCACCAGGGTGGAGAGCTTTGCAAACGGAGTGTGTTTCAGCAAACACCCTCTGAGGCCTGGGGAGATTTTTCTCATAGAGATCGAGGATAAGGAGCTGGGCTGGTGTGGCCACCTGCGGGTCGGCTTGACCGCCAGGGACCCCGGGAGCTTAGACGTGGTACCTGAATACTCCATCCCGGACCTGACAGACTCAGGGGACAGCTGGGTATTTGCCATCACTCGCAACCACAACAAGATCATAGAGGATCCTGAAGCGGAGGCTCAAGAGGCTGGAGATGGAGGACTGGGTGGGGGTCAGAGGCTTGGACGAGGGGAGGTTGAAGATGGAGTTGGAGGTGGTGAgagagatgaaggaggaggcAACATAAGCAAACCAAAGACTTTTTTCACTGACTCTCACTTGCACATTGGGGATGTTCGCATCCCCAGAGACAAGCTGGTCGGTCGGAGCAGGCCCGGACGCTACAGCCACATATTGGACGACTTGTATAAGACCAACGCTCTGCCTCCCACAGCCAGACGCAGCCGCATCGGAGTACTGTATGTGCCTAAAGGGCGAGGCCTGGCTGACATGCACATTATCATCAATGGTGAGGACATGGGAGCGTCTGCAAAGGGGATCCCCTCCATCCAGCCTCTGCACGCTGTGGTGGACGTCTTTGCTGCTACTAAGTGTGTCCAGATTGTCCAGGTGGAGTATGGAT TCTCGTCGTTGCAGACGTTATGTAGGAAGGCCATCCAGAAGCACATTGTCCACAGGATGGCGATCGATTGGCTGGAGCTGCCAGAGGCACTTAAGCACTACTGCAAGTATGAATAA